The following are from one region of the Hyla sarda isolate aHylSar1 chromosome 6, aHylSar1.hap1, whole genome shotgun sequence genome:
- the B3GNT9 gene encoding UDP-GlcNAc:betaGal beta-1,3-N-acetylglucosaminyltransferase 9: protein MRVQLKGDVFFTLLLVIALCTLLYTFLKTTQKTTPAKSKNSKVFLQTVKPKTYLESEDSISKGKLLSDVYNAQETSEEVKPTRSSTVTVPPFDFQQYLRDKDYRNFTLLINQPNKCNKPSGESFLLIAVKSIVEDFDRRESVRKTWGKEGLINGARVRRVFLLGTPRNITSVSMWESLMQQESHYYKDILLWDFLDTFFNLTLKEIHFLSWAEKYCSNVKFIFKGDADVFVNVENLIHFLQSQDPSGDLFVGDIINNAKPIRSKKSKYYIPETMYGLGMYPAYAGGGGFLMSGVTMKKLSKSCNEVELFPIDDVFLGMCLQRINLTPVFHAGFKTFGIAKPSAAPHLQTFDPCFYRDLMVVHSLKAAEIWLMWNLLHSQQPPCSQRQRIKKLFHWKRKKAKLLNKAVTS, encoded by the coding sequence ATGAGAGTTCAGCTAAAAGGAGATGTCTTCTTCACCTTACTTCTTGTGATTGCTCTGTGCACTTTACTTTACACTTTCTtgaaaacaacacaaaaaacaaCTCCAGCTAAGTCAAAGAACTCAAAAGTCTTCCTGCAGACTGTAAAGCCAAAGACTTACTTAGAATCAGAGGATAGTATAAGCAAAGGCAAACTGCTCTCGGATGTGTACAACGCCCAGGAGACCAGTGAAGAGGTTAAACCCACCAGATCCTCTACGGTGACAGTTCCACCTTTTGACTTCCAACAGTATCTTAGGGACAAAGATTACCGCAACTTCACTCTGCTGATAAATCAGCCAAATAAATGTAACAAGCCATCGGGAGAGTCATTCCTTCTTATCGCTGTAAAATCCATTGTGGAAGATTTTGATCGACGTGAAAGTGTCCGCAAGACATGGGGAAAAGAAGGGTTAATCAATGGAGCAAGGGTACGGAGAGTCTTCCTTTTGGGGACTCCCAGGAATATAACATCTGTGTCTATGTGGGAATCCCTTATGCAACAGGAAAGTCATTACTACAAAGATATTTTACTATGGGATTTCCTTGACACTTTCTTCAATTTAACCTTGAAAGAGATCCATTTTCTTAGCTGGGCAGAAAAATATTGCAGCAATGTCAAATTTATATTTAAAGGTGATGCTGATGTGTTTGTCAATGTAGAAAATCTTATTCATTTCCTGCAGTCTCAGGACCCTTCTGGTGACTTGTTTGTTGGGGACATTATAAACAATGCGAAGCCAATAAGATCAAAGAAAAGCAAATACTACATACCAGAGACAATGTATGGGTTAGGAATGTACCCAGCATATGCTGGTGGAGGAGGATTCCTAATGTCAGGTGTTACAATGAAAAAATTGTCCAAGTCTTGCAATGAAGTAGAGCTTTTTCCTATAGATGATGTGTTTCTGGGCATGTGCTTGCAAAGAATTAATCTCACACCAGTGTTTCATGCTGGGTTTAAAACATTTGGTATTGCAAAACCTTcagctgctccccatttacagacATTTGATCCCTGCTTCTATCGGGATTTAATGGTGGTGCATAGTCTAAAGGCAGCAGAGATATGGTTGATGTGGAATCTTCTCCATAGCCAACAACCGCCATGTTCTCAAAGACAGAGGATAAAAAAACTTTTCCATTGGAAAAGAAAGAAGGCAAAACTATTGAACAAAGCAGTAACCAGCTGA